A window from Gasterosteus aculeatus chromosome 14, fGasAcu3.hap1.1, whole genome shotgun sequence encodes these proteins:
- the arhgef28a gene encoding rho guanine nucleotide exchange factor 28 isoform X2: protein MEGNRTEVPLYGQVEALVSSPADAPDRAEFYVVVRGSALTHVTAAKRGADGRTLCYTVPGHAPAEAAAVTSYFYAAGRVEPCEGRASLQYLADAAQEAAEHLRANRERLGPWSHLEVLERFSAAGLERREEEEEEDGISGGESGLGKLDEKITQAMANMEYPQQWSEADAQPREAAELQPRETLLHLAVRLGLVHLSRFLIHQPRGQRALTAPNQEGHTPLQLAQRDGRHAMFRALAAPPGPAVGPVPGVWCVWADGSSMVRFCPRTGSLTLTVRQGRRPEPGGRPEDAVGILRERLADDSILKLVNVLKGDTEEDESGTEESAPSDEGVGKALRVDAAAPVDHVFEEQLVLSLDDDDDDEDFPSSSFGAVNGRPVLPAGVQNQPVQQPSVMDAGDPTAPHHQQEEEADPEVGDATGTDGGPRDAGQPPPAADAAPPALSPADRALARLSRPASSEHAGRRRTRVTSARDLSPSLVALEVDSEEEEEEEEEPQSPLSPLWSEAEKKEDESEGSSPSADLACTCSQSASSAKTGERGIRLRSYSYSSPRISFRPARPTRDSNPSDPSLDGVPHSVGHSRSLLQALSLPMSLSLLHPGKQRPPMTPEQPHEKREIRFRQRAQSAEDEGGVELPESLQHLTLSEFLKEIQEEELDKCNVPAKAESEKYKVARTFSFLKSRMSSTRNKSKGKAKDREAKDRPPDGHRFNAGSCLGPSACVVCDKPASGKDVLHCAGCAAIVHKGCKESVPPCLKVSAADLCRAPTRSPSLTSRASQKLQDKYAVAMVKNRTASLPQNFTVRDGPPPHVVPVSPSLPAMRDADAQPGPPPGTFPSGDSRLGDGPEAESDAWKVGGRSEEPPATRASSDSSYGEDAVDACIHSDMSADAADYEAESWSLTVDNRFCRKQDKRAVKRQDVIYELMQTELHHLQTLHIMAEVFRRGMREEVQLDPEALERVFPCLDQLLLSHHGFFAAMKERRHGSARPHGRGNYLIRRIGDVLLQQFSGENNEKMKQLYGEFCSRHNEAVNFFKELQQHNKRFQIFIKQQGNNSLVRRREIPECILLVTQRITKYPVLLERILQYTEEDTVEHADLTKALAQIRGVIAAVDLSVSEYEQHQRLQDVCGRMENRSAAKLKNGHAFRKQDMMVPGQTLKHQGPLLWKTATGRLKDVLALLLTDALIFLQEKDQKYSFAAVDQKPPVIALQKLIVREVANEERGMFLISASAAGPEMYEVHASSKEERNTWMRIIREAVESCPEEEEESTSESEEERRAAEARVQKIHKLQESLLSQDQRICSSLEEKLQVYAALGALSGRTDTAAAQVEPRLLVQPNSEEPPQGGVLLSAALREAETLKAALSPGARSPSSPSPDSDDADSVFPVSPAPPPSDREGSPVTPEAGQGGWTEALGLRSPSLLHQTHRNGIDSEVAQSVQSLTRLLYSLQATVAIQDSCCEVQRLLLRESGRPSPRAHRPHLPSMRGNTLQEQEKQRNLEKRKEEVAAAQRLKGRLRQEKERWERECQARESQQGEQESRLEERERQCHLETERLRRERQELDEQLEEYQQSLERLREGQRNVERERERLENQRELLQAWRRCRQRSLPNVIPHMVIPLDGRQDPAASRPRGLAGNGSAFVNEAAFADASVNNRHGKNDPDAHNCLNALLARPGSRRSAAAKTPRGTHGDPRGWVVGTGYLCGAARRLELQDAPADLNRAAAYIAGSCADSPPALPGARDPRLDLSALVSLETDGGGGGEEAGEETIVYL, encoded by the exons ATGGAGGGGAACAGAACAGAGGTGCCCCTGTAT GGACAGGTGGAGGCCCTGGTGAGCTCACCAGCCGACGCCCCCGACCGAGCGGAGTTTTACGTCGTCGTGCGAGGCTCCGCCCTCACGCACGTGACCGCGGCGAAACGAGGAGCCGACGGACGGACCCTCTGCTACACGGTTCCTG GCCACGCCCCCGCGGAAGCCGCCGCCGTCACGTCCTACTTCTACGCGGCGGGCCGGGTGGAGCCGTGCGAGGGCCGGGCCTCCCTCCAGTACCTGGCGGACGCGGCCCAGGAGGCGGCAGAGCACCTGAGAGCGAACCGCGAGCGGCTCGGCCCCTGGAGCCACCTGGAGGTGCTGGAGAGGTTCTCCGCCGCGGGGTTAGAGCgccgcgaggaggaggaggaggaggacgggattTCAGGTGGGGAGTCCGGTCTGGGGAAGCTGGATGAGAAGATCACACAAGCCATGGCCAACATGGAATACCCTCAGCAGTGGAGTGAGGCCGACGCTCAGCCCAGAGAAG CCGCTGAGCTTCAGCCCAGAGAAACCCTCCTTCACCTGGCGGTGCGCCTGGGTTTGGTCCACCTCTCGCGCTTCTTAATCCACCAGCCCCGAGGTCAAAGGGCACTGACCGCGCCCAACCAGGAGGGGCACACCCCCCTCCAGCTGGCCCAGAGGGACGGACGGCACGCCATGTTCAGGGCGCTGGCGGC TCCCCCGGGTCCAGCTGTGGGCCCCGTTCCAGGCGTGTGGTGCGTGTGGGCCGACGGGTCCAGCATGGTGAGGTTTTGTCCCCGGACGGGCTCCCTGACCCTGACGGTGCGGCAGGGGCGGCGGCCGGAGCCCGGAGGCCGCCCCGAGGACGCCGTCGGGATCCTCCGAGAGCGACTGGCCGACGACAGCATCCTCAAACTG GTCAATGTGCTCAAAGGTGATACTGAGGAAGACGAGAGCGGCACAGAGGAATCTGCCCCGAGCGATGAAG GCGTTGGCAAAGCGCTCCGAGTGGACGCGGCGGCGCCGGTGGACCAT GTATTTGAGGAACAACTGGTTCTTTCtctggacgacgacgacgacgatgaagaCTTCCCGTCCTCATCGTTTG GGGCGGTGAACGGGCGTCCCGTGCTGCCCGCCGGAGTCCAGAACCAGCCGGTCCAGCAGCCCTCAGTGATGGACGCCGGCGACCCGACCGCCCCGCATCACCAGCAG GAGGAAGAAGCTGACCCGGAGGTCGGGGACGCCACCGGGACGGACGGCGGGCCGCGGGACGCGGGACAGCCGCCGCCGGCCGCCGATGCCGCCCCTCCCGCGCTCTCACCCGCCGACCGGGCCCTCGCCCGGCTGAGCCGCCCCGCGTCCTCCGAGCACGCCGGCCGCCGGCGGACGCGTGTGACCTCAGCGCGTGACCTCAG TCCCAGCCTGGTGGCCCTGGAGgtggacagcgaggaggaggaggaggaggaggaggagccacagTCCCCGCTCTCCCCGCTCTGGTCGGAGGCGGAGAAAAAGGAAGACGAGAGTGAAGGCTCCTCGCCCTCGGCGGACCTCGCCTGCACTTGCAGCCAATCCGCCTCCTCGGCGAAA ACGGGTGAGCGTGGGATTCGACTGCGTTCGTACTCCTACTCCTCCCCCAGAATCAGCTTCCGTCCCGCCCGTCCGACCCGCGACAGCAACCCGTCGGACCCGAGCCTCG ATGGCGTCCCCCACAGTGTCGGCCACAGCCGCTCTCTCCTTCAGGCGCTCTCTCTGCctatgtctctgtctctcctccaccctgggA AGCAGAGACCCCCCATGACGCCAGAGCAGCCGCACGAAAAGAG GGAGATTAGGTTCCGTCAGCGAGCGCAGTCCGCTGAGGACGAGGGCGGCGTGGAGCTGCCAGAGTCCCTCCAACATCTCACCCTGTCTGAGTTCCTCAAAGA AATccaagaggaggagctggacaaGTGCAACGTCCCCGCCAAGGCGGAGTCGGAGAAGTACAAAGTCGCCCGCACCTTCAGTTTCCTGAAGAGCCGGATGTCCAGCACCCGCAACAAGAGCAAG GGGAAGGCCAAGGACAGAGAGGCCAAGGACCGGCCGCCGGACGGACACCGGTTTAACGCCGGCTCCTGTTTGGGCCCCAGCGCGTGCGTCGTGTGCGATAAACCGGCCTCCGGGAAGGACGTGCTGCACTGCGCCG GCTGCGCCGCGATCGTCCACAAGGGCTGTAAAGAATCCGTCCCGCCCTGTTTGAAGGTGAGTGCCGCTGACCTCTGCCGTGCGCCGACACGGAGCCCCTCTCTGACTTCTCGCGCTTCCCAGAAGCTCCAGGATAAATAcgccgttgccatggtgaagaACAGGACGGCGTCCCTCCCGCAGA ATTTCACAGTGAGAGACGGTCCCCCTCCGCACGTCGTCCCCGTCTCCCCGTCTCTGCCCGCCATGAGGGACGCGGACGCCCAGCCGGGCCCGCCCCCCGGGACCTTCCCAAGCGGCGACAG TCGGCTCGGCGACGGTCCGGAGGCCGAGTCCGACGCCTGGAAGGTCGGCGGGCGATCGGAAGAGCCCCCGGCGACTCGGGCGTCCTCCGACTCGTCCTACGGGGAAG ACGCCGTCGACGCGTGCATCCACAGCGACATGTCGGCCGACGCCGCGGACTACGAGGCCGAGTCGTGGAGTCTCACCGTGGACAACAGGTTCTGCAGGAAACAGGACAAGCGAGCCGTGAAGAGGCAGGACGTGATCTACG AGCTGATGCAGACCGAGCTGCACCACCTGCAGACGCTCCACATCATGGCCGAGGTCTTCCGGCGGGGCAtgagggaggaggtgcagctggATCCGGAGGCGCTGGAGCGGGTCTTCCCCTGCCTGGACCAGCTGCTCCTCTCCCACCACGGCTTCTTCGCCGCCATGAAGGAGCGGCGGCACGGCTCGGCTCGGCCGCACGGACGCGGCAACTACCTCATCCGGCGGATAGGAGACGTCCTGCTCCAGCAG TTTTCAGGTGAGAACAACGAGAAAATGAAGCAGTTGTACGGAGAATTCTGCAGTCGTCACAACGAGGCGGTGAACTTCTtcaaggagctgcagcagcataaCAAGAGATTTCAGATCTTCATCAAG CAACAAGGTAATAACTCCTtggtgagacggagggagaTCCCAGAGTGCATCTTGCTGGTGACCCAAAGGATCACAAAGTACCCAGTGCTGCTGGAGAGGATCTTACAGTACACTGAAG aggacacGGTGGAGCACGCCGACCTCACCAAAGCGCTGGCTCAGATCCGGGGGGTGATAGCGGCCGTGGACCTGAGCGTCAGCGAGTACGAGCAGCACCAGAGGTTGCAGGACGTGTGCGGCCGCATGGAGAACCGCAGCGCGGCCAAGCTGAAGAACGGCCACGCCTTCCGCAAGCAGGACATGATGGTGCCGGGGCAGACGCTCAAACACCAGGGCCCCCTCCTGTGGAAGACCGCCACCGGCCGGCTCAAAG ACGTCCTGGCGCTCCTTCTCACCGACGCGCTCATCTTCCTGCAGGAAAAAGACCAGAAGTATTCGTTTGCCGCAGTG GACCAGAAGCCTCCCGTCATCGCGCTGCAGAAGCTAATAGTGCGAGAAGTTGCGAACGAAGAGCGAGGGATGTTCCTGATCAGCGCGTCGGCCGCCGGGCCGGAAATGTACGAGGTCCACGCGTCCTCCAAAGAGGAGCGCAACACCTGGATGAGGATCATCAGAGAGGCTGTCGAGAG CTGcccggaggaagaggaagaatcCACGAGTGAATCCGAAGAGGAGCGGCGAGCTGCCGAGGCTCGCGTTCAGAAGATCCACAAGCTACAAG AGAGTCTGCTGAGCCAGGACCAGCGCATCTGCTCCagcctggaggagaagctgcaggtcTACGCGGCGCTCGGCGCTCTGAGTGGGAGGACGGACACGGCAGCGGCGCAGGTCGAACCGCGGCTGCTCGTCCAGCCGAACTCCGAGGAGCCGCCCCAGGGCGGCGTCCTGCTTTCTGCCGCTCTGCGAGAGG CCGAGACCCTGAAGGCCGCGCTGTCGCCTGGGGCCCGCTCTCCATCGAGTCCCAGCCCGGACTCCGACGACGCCGACTCCGTGTTCCCCGTCAGCCCGGCGCCGCCCCCCTCGGACCGCGAGGGCTCGCCTGTAACCCCGGAGGCCGGGCAGGGGGGCTGGACTGAGGCCCTCGGGCTCCGCTCCCCTTCTCTCCTGCACCAAACCCACAGGAACGGCATCGACTCCGAG GTTGCTCAAAGTGTCCAAAGCCTGACCCGGTTACTCTACAGTCTGCAG GCCACCGTCGCCATCCAGGACAGCTGCTGCGAGGTCCAGAGGCTCCTCCTCCGAGAGAGCGGCCGCCCATCCCCCCGCGCCCACCGGCCGCACCTCCCCAGCATGCGGGGCAACACCctgcaggagcaggagaagcagcGCAACCTGGAGAAGCGCAaggaggaggtggcggcggcgcaGCGGCTCAAGGGCCGACTCCGCCAGGAGAAGGAGCGCTGGGAGCGCGAGTGCCAGGCCCGGGAGAGCCAGCAGGGGGAGCAGGAGAGCAGGCTGGAGGAGCGGGAGCGGCAGTGCCACCTGGAGACGGAGAGGCTGAGGCGAGAGCGCCAGGAGCTGgacgagcagctggaggagtACCAGCAGAGCCTGGAGCGGCTCCGGGAGGGCCAGAGGAACGTGGAGAGGGAGCGCGAGCGCCTGGAGAACCAGCGGGAGCTGCTCCAGGCGTGGCGGCGCTGCCGGCAGAGGAGTCTGCCCAACGTGATTCCTCACATGGTCATCCCTCTAGATGGGCGTCAG gACCCGGCGGCGAGTCGGCCCCGAGGCCTCGCCGGCAACGGCTCCGCGTTTGTGAACGAGGCGGCGTTCGCCGACGCCAGCGTCAACAACCGCCACGGCAAGAACGACCCCGACGCGCACAACTGCCTCAACGCCCTGCTGGCGAGACCCGGCAGCAGACGCAGCGCCGCGGCGAAGACCCCCCGCGGCACGCACGGCGACCCCCGGGGCTGGGTGGTGGGGACGGGGTACCTCTGCGGCGCCGCGCGGCGGCTGGAGCTGCAGGACGCGCCCGCCG ATCTTAACCGTGCCGCCGCCTACATCGCGGGGAGCTGCGCCGACTCGCCTCCCGCGCTGCCCGGTGCCCGTGACCCCCGGCTGGACCTCAGCGCGCTGGTTTCCTTGGAGacggacggcggcggcggcggggaggaggCCGGCGAGGAGACCATTGTGTACCTCTGA
- the arhgef28a gene encoding rho guanine nucleotide exchange factor 28 isoform X6, with the protein MEGNRTEVPLYGQVEALVSSPADAPDRAEFYVVVRGSALTHVTAAKRGADGRTLCYTVPGHAPAEAAAVTSYFYAAGRVEPCEGRASLQYLADAAQEAAEHLRANRERLGPWSHLEVLERFSAAGLERREEEEEEDGISGGESGLGKLDEKITQAMANMEYPQQWSEADAQPREAAELQPRETLLHLAVRLGLVHLSRFLIHQPRGQRALTAPNQEGHTPLQLAQRDGRHAMFRALAAPPGPAVGPVPGVWCVWADGSSMVRFCPRTGSLTLTVRQGRRPEPGGRPEDAVGILRERLADDSILKLVNVLKGDTEEDESGTEESAPSDEGVGKALRVDAAAPVDHVFEEQLVLSLDDDDDDEDFPSSSFGAVNGRPVLPAGVQNQPVQQPSVMDAGDPTAPHHQQEEEADPEVGDATGTDGGPRDAGQPPPAADAAPPALSPADRALARLSRPASSEHAGRRRTRVTSARDLSPSLVALEVDSEEEEEEEEEPQSPLSPLWSEAEKKEDESEGSSPSADLACTCSQSASSAKTGERGIRLRSYSYSSPRISFRPARPTRDSNPSDPSLEQRPPMTPEQPHEKREIRFRQRAQSAEDEGGVELPESLQHLTLSEFLKEIQEEELDKCNVPAKAESEKYKVARTFSFLKSRMSSTRNKSKGKAKDREAKDRPPDGHRFNAGSCLGPSACVVCDKPASGKDVLHCAGCAAIVHKGCKESVPPCLKVSAADLCRAPTRSPSLTSRASQKLQDKYAVAMVKNRTASLPQNFTVRDGPPPHVVPVSPSLPAMRDADAQPGPPPGTFPSGDSRLGDGPEAESDAWKVGGRSEEPPATRASSDSSYGEDAVDACIHSDMSADAADYEAESWSLTVDNRFCRKQDKRAVKRQDVIYELMQTELHHLQTLHIMAEVFRRGMREEVQLDPEALERVFPCLDQLLLSHHGFFAAMKERRHGSARPHGRGNYLIRRIGDVLLQQFSGENNEKMKQLYGEFCSRHNEAVNFFKELQQHNKRFQIFIKQQGNNSLVRRREIPECILLVTQRITKYPVLLERILQYTEEDTVEHADLTKALAQIRGVIAAVDLSVSEYEQHQRLQDVCGRMENRSAAKLKNGHAFRKQDMMVPGQTLKHQGPLLWKTATGRLKDVLALLLTDALIFLQEKDQKYSFAAVDQKPPVIALQKLIVREVANEERGMFLISASAAGPEMYEVHASSKEERNTWMRIIREAVESCPEEEEESTSESEEERRAAEARVQKIHKLQESLLSQDQRICSSLEEKLQVYAALGALSGRTDTAAAQVEPRLLVQPNSEEPPQGGVLLSAALREAETLKAALSPGARSPSSPSPDSDDADSVFPVSPAPPPSDREGSPVTPEAGQGGWTEALGLRSPSLLHQTHRNGIDSEVAQSVQSLTRLLYSLQATVAIQDSCCEVQRLLLRESGRPSPRAHRPHLPSMRGNTLQEQEKQRNLEKRKEEVAAAQRLKGRLRQEKERWERECQARESQQGEQESRLEERERQCHLETERLRRERQELDEQLEEYQQSLERLREGQRNVERERERLENQRELLQAWRRCRQRSLPNVIPHMVIPLDGRQDPAASRPRGLAGNGSAFVNEAAFADASVNNRHGKNDPDAHNCLNALLARPGSRRSAAAKTPRGTHGDPRGWVVGTGYLCGAARRLELQDAPADLNRAAAYIAGSCADSPPALPGARDPRLDLSALVSLETDGGGGGEEAGEETIVYL; encoded by the exons ATGGAGGGGAACAGAACAGAGGTGCCCCTGTAT GGACAGGTGGAGGCCCTGGTGAGCTCACCAGCCGACGCCCCCGACCGAGCGGAGTTTTACGTCGTCGTGCGAGGCTCCGCCCTCACGCACGTGACCGCGGCGAAACGAGGAGCCGACGGACGGACCCTCTGCTACACGGTTCCTG GCCACGCCCCCGCGGAAGCCGCCGCCGTCACGTCCTACTTCTACGCGGCGGGCCGGGTGGAGCCGTGCGAGGGCCGGGCCTCCCTCCAGTACCTGGCGGACGCGGCCCAGGAGGCGGCAGAGCACCTGAGAGCGAACCGCGAGCGGCTCGGCCCCTGGAGCCACCTGGAGGTGCTGGAGAGGTTCTCCGCCGCGGGGTTAGAGCgccgcgaggaggaggaggaggaggacgggattTCAGGTGGGGAGTCCGGTCTGGGGAAGCTGGATGAGAAGATCACACAAGCCATGGCCAACATGGAATACCCTCAGCAGTGGAGTGAGGCCGACGCTCAGCCCAGAGAAG CCGCTGAGCTTCAGCCCAGAGAAACCCTCCTTCACCTGGCGGTGCGCCTGGGTTTGGTCCACCTCTCGCGCTTCTTAATCCACCAGCCCCGAGGTCAAAGGGCACTGACCGCGCCCAACCAGGAGGGGCACACCCCCCTCCAGCTGGCCCAGAGGGACGGACGGCACGCCATGTTCAGGGCGCTGGCGGC TCCCCCGGGTCCAGCTGTGGGCCCCGTTCCAGGCGTGTGGTGCGTGTGGGCCGACGGGTCCAGCATGGTGAGGTTTTGTCCCCGGACGGGCTCCCTGACCCTGACGGTGCGGCAGGGGCGGCGGCCGGAGCCCGGAGGCCGCCCCGAGGACGCCGTCGGGATCCTCCGAGAGCGACTGGCCGACGACAGCATCCTCAAACTG GTCAATGTGCTCAAAGGTGATACTGAGGAAGACGAGAGCGGCACAGAGGAATCTGCCCCGAGCGATGAAG GCGTTGGCAAAGCGCTCCGAGTGGACGCGGCGGCGCCGGTGGACCAT GTATTTGAGGAACAACTGGTTCTTTCtctggacgacgacgacgacgatgaagaCTTCCCGTCCTCATCGTTTG GGGCGGTGAACGGGCGTCCCGTGCTGCCCGCCGGAGTCCAGAACCAGCCGGTCCAGCAGCCCTCAGTGATGGACGCCGGCGACCCGACCGCCCCGCATCACCAGCAG GAGGAAGAAGCTGACCCGGAGGTCGGGGACGCCACCGGGACGGACGGCGGGCCGCGGGACGCGGGACAGCCGCCGCCGGCCGCCGATGCCGCCCCTCCCGCGCTCTCACCCGCCGACCGGGCCCTCGCCCGGCTGAGCCGCCCCGCGTCCTCCGAGCACGCCGGCCGCCGGCGGACGCGTGTGACCTCAGCGCGTGACCTCAG TCCCAGCCTGGTGGCCCTGGAGgtggacagcgaggaggaggaggaggaggaggaggagccacagTCCCCGCTCTCCCCGCTCTGGTCGGAGGCGGAGAAAAAGGAAGACGAGAGTGAAGGCTCCTCGCCCTCGGCGGACCTCGCCTGCACTTGCAGCCAATCCGCCTCCTCGGCGAAA ACGGGTGAGCGTGGGATTCGACTGCGTTCGTACTCCTACTCCTCCCCCAGAATCAGCTTCCGTCCCGCCCGTCCGACCCGCGACAGCAACCCGTCGGACCCGAGCCTCG AGCAGAGACCCCCCATGACGCCAGAGCAGCCGCACGAAAAGAG GGAGATTAGGTTCCGTCAGCGAGCGCAGTCCGCTGAGGACGAGGGCGGCGTGGAGCTGCCAGAGTCCCTCCAACATCTCACCCTGTCTGAGTTCCTCAAAGA AATccaagaggaggagctggacaaGTGCAACGTCCCCGCCAAGGCGGAGTCGGAGAAGTACAAAGTCGCCCGCACCTTCAGTTTCCTGAAGAGCCGGATGTCCAGCACCCGCAACAAGAGCAAG GGGAAGGCCAAGGACAGAGAGGCCAAGGACCGGCCGCCGGACGGACACCGGTTTAACGCCGGCTCCTGTTTGGGCCCCAGCGCGTGCGTCGTGTGCGATAAACCGGCCTCCGGGAAGGACGTGCTGCACTGCGCCG GCTGCGCCGCGATCGTCCACAAGGGCTGTAAAGAATCCGTCCCGCCCTGTTTGAAGGTGAGTGCCGCTGACCTCTGCCGTGCGCCGACACGGAGCCCCTCTCTGACTTCTCGCGCTTCCCAGAAGCTCCAGGATAAATAcgccgttgccatggtgaagaACAGGACGGCGTCCCTCCCGCAGA ATTTCACAGTGAGAGACGGTCCCCCTCCGCACGTCGTCCCCGTCTCCCCGTCTCTGCCCGCCATGAGGGACGCGGACGCCCAGCCGGGCCCGCCCCCCGGGACCTTCCCAAGCGGCGACAG TCGGCTCGGCGACGGTCCGGAGGCCGAGTCCGACGCCTGGAAGGTCGGCGGGCGATCGGAAGAGCCCCCGGCGACTCGGGCGTCCTCCGACTCGTCCTACGGGGAAG ACGCCGTCGACGCGTGCATCCACAGCGACATGTCGGCCGACGCCGCGGACTACGAGGCCGAGTCGTGGAGTCTCACCGTGGACAACAGGTTCTGCAGGAAACAGGACAAGCGAGCCGTGAAGAGGCAGGACGTGATCTACG AGCTGATGCAGACCGAGCTGCACCACCTGCAGACGCTCCACATCATGGCCGAGGTCTTCCGGCGGGGCAtgagggaggaggtgcagctggATCCGGAGGCGCTGGAGCGGGTCTTCCCCTGCCTGGACCAGCTGCTCCTCTCCCACCACGGCTTCTTCGCCGCCATGAAGGAGCGGCGGCACGGCTCGGCTCGGCCGCACGGACGCGGCAACTACCTCATCCGGCGGATAGGAGACGTCCTGCTCCAGCAG TTTTCAGGTGAGAACAACGAGAAAATGAAGCAGTTGTACGGAGAATTCTGCAGTCGTCACAACGAGGCGGTGAACTTCTtcaaggagctgcagcagcataaCAAGAGATTTCAGATCTTCATCAAG CAACAAGGTAATAACTCCTtggtgagacggagggagaTCCCAGAGTGCATCTTGCTGGTGACCCAAAGGATCACAAAGTACCCAGTGCTGCTGGAGAGGATCTTACAGTACACTGAAG aggacacGGTGGAGCACGCCGACCTCACCAAAGCGCTGGCTCAGATCCGGGGGGTGATAGCGGCCGTGGACCTGAGCGTCAGCGAGTACGAGCAGCACCAGAGGTTGCAGGACGTGTGCGGCCGCATGGAGAACCGCAGCGCGGCCAAGCTGAAGAACGGCCACGCCTTCCGCAAGCAGGACATGATGGTGCCGGGGCAGACGCTCAAACACCAGGGCCCCCTCCTGTGGAAGACCGCCACCGGCCGGCTCAAAG ACGTCCTGGCGCTCCTTCTCACCGACGCGCTCATCTTCCTGCAGGAAAAAGACCAGAAGTATTCGTTTGCCGCAGTG GACCAGAAGCCTCCCGTCATCGCGCTGCAGAAGCTAATAGTGCGAGAAGTTGCGAACGAAGAGCGAGGGATGTTCCTGATCAGCGCGTCGGCCGCCGGGCCGGAAATGTACGAGGTCCACGCGTCCTCCAAAGAGGAGCGCAACACCTGGATGAGGATCATCAGAGAGGCTGTCGAGAG CTGcccggaggaagaggaagaatcCACGAGTGAATCCGAAGAGGAGCGGCGAGCTGCCGAGGCTCGCGTTCAGAAGATCCACAAGCTACAAG AGAGTCTGCTGAGCCAGGACCAGCGCATCTGCTCCagcctggaggagaagctgcaggtcTACGCGGCGCTCGGCGCTCTGAGTGGGAGGACGGACACGGCAGCGGCGCAGGTCGAACCGCGGCTGCTCGTCCAGCCGAACTCCGAGGAGCCGCCCCAGGGCGGCGTCCTGCTTTCTGCCGCTCTGCGAGAGG CCGAGACCCTGAAGGCCGCGCTGTCGCCTGGGGCCCGCTCTCCATCGAGTCCCAGCCCGGACTCCGACGACGCCGACTCCGTGTTCCCCGTCAGCCCGGCGCCGCCCCCCTCGGACCGCGAGGGCTCGCCTGTAACCCCGGAGGCCGGGCAGGGGGGCTGGACTGAGGCCCTCGGGCTCCGCTCCCCTTCTCTCCTGCACCAAACCCACAGGAACGGCATCGACTCCGAG GTTGCTCAAAGTGTCCAAAGCCTGACCCGGTTACTCTACAGTCTGCAG GCCACCGTCGCCATCCAGGACAGCTGCTGCGAGGTCCAGAGGCTCCTCCTCCGAGAGAGCGGCCGCCCATCCCCCCGCGCCCACCGGCCGCACCTCCCCAGCATGCGGGGCAACACCctgcaggagcaggagaagcagcGCAACCTGGAGAAGCGCAaggaggaggtggcggcggcgcaGCGGCTCAAGGGCCGACTCCGCCAGGAGAAGGAGCGCTGGGAGCGCGAGTGCCAGGCCCGGGAGAGCCAGCAGGGGGAGCAGGAGAGCAGGCTGGAGGAGCGGGAGCGGCAGTGCCACCTGGAGACGGAGAGGCTGAGGCGAGAGCGCCAGGAGCTGgacgagcagctggaggagtACCAGCAGAGCCTGGAGCGGCTCCGGGAGGGCCAGAGGAACGTGGAGAGGGAGCGCGAGCGCCTGGAGAACCAGCGGGAGCTGCTCCAGGCGTGGCGGCGCTGCCGGCAGAGGAGTCTGCCCAACGTGATTCCTCACATGGTCATCCCTCTAGATGGGCGTCAG gACCCGGCGGCGAGTCGGCCCCGAGGCCTCGCCGGCAACGGCTCCGCGTTTGTGAACGAGGCGGCGTTCGCCGACGCCAGCGTCAACAACCGCCACGGCAAGAACGACCCCGACGCGCACAACTGCCTCAACGCCCTGCTGGCGAGACCCGGCAGCAGACGCAGCGCCGCGGCGAAGACCCCCCGCGGCACGCACGGCGACCCCCGGGGCTGGGTGGTGGGGACGGGGTACCTCTGCGGCGCCGCGCGGCGGCTGGAGCTGCAGGACGCGCCCGCCG ATCTTAACCGTGCCGCCGCCTACATCGCGGGGAGCTGCGCCGACTCGCCTCCCGCGCTGCCCGGTGCCCGTGACCCCCGGCTGGACCTCAGCGCGCTGGTTTCCTTGGAGacggacggcggcggcggcggggaggaggCCGGCGAGGAGACCATTGTGTACCTCTGA